A stretch of the Cheilinus undulatus linkage group 11, ASM1832078v1, whole genome shotgun sequence genome encodes the following:
- the LOC121516991 gene encoding carbohydrate sulfotransferase 11-like isoform X1: MRMPRGGRLFLATCLGSLFVLVLYFQSITKPEPGVKTGSRPGKSRRSPLQALYNGDEQLDLLAAQRSLQGRRELLEQACLSHTKKRQVLAPEDLKHLIVDDKHSLIYCYVPKVACTNWKRVLMVLTSDGRYTDPLSIPANEAHVAGNLRTLSEFSVPEINKRLRSYLKFIFVREPFERLVSAYRNKFTRSYNTAFHKRYGTKIIRRHRADPEPEALEKGNDVSFREFVQYLVDPRTQREEPFNEHWERVHSLCHPCLIHYDVVGKYETLEQDSQAVLRLAGVEGMLQFPTSGKSTRTDGNMAARFFKHISPFYQKKLFNVYKMDFLLFNYSTPEYLRTR; encoded by the exons AACCTGGAGTAAAGACGGGCAGCAGACCAGGGAAGAGCAGGAGAAGTCCACTGCAGGCTCTCTACAATGGAGACGAG CAGCTGGACCTGCTAGCCGCTCAGAGGTCCCTGCAGGGCCGCAGGGAGCTGCTGGAGCAGGCGTGTCTGAGCCACACCAAGAAGCGACAAGTGCTTGCACCAGAAGATCTCAAACATCTCATCGTCGATGATAAGCATAGCCTTATTTACTGCTATGTACCAAAG GTGGCGTGCACCAACTGGAAGCGTGTCCTCATGGTCCTCACCAGTGACGGCCGCTACACAGACCCCCTATCCATCCCTGCCAACGAGGCTCACGTGGCAGGTAACCTCCGCACTCTCTCTGAGTTCTCAGTCCCAGAGATTAACAAACGCCTTCGCAGCTACCTCAAGTTCATCTTTGTGCGGGAACCCTTTGAGCGCCTGGTGTCCGCCTACAGGAACAAATTTACCCGTAGCTACAACACTGCCTTCCACAAGCGCTATGGGACCAAGATCATCCGCCGACACAGGGCCGATCCGGAGCCCGAAGCACTGGAGAAAGGGAATGATGTTTCTTTCCGAGAGTTTGTGCAGTACCTCGTGGATCCCCGAACACAACGAGAGGAACCTTTTAATGAGCACTGGGAGCGGGTGCACTCCCTCTGCCACCCGTGTCTGATCCACTACGATGTGGTGGGGAAGTACGAGACTCTGGAGCAAGACTCTCAGGCTGTGCTCAGGTTGGCTGGAGTTGAGGGGATGCTTCAGTTTCCAACATCTGGTAAGAGCACAAGGACTGATGGAAACATGGCAGCACGCTTCTTTAAGCACATCAGTCCTTTCTACCAGAAGAAACtgtttaatgtttataaaatgGACTTCCTGCTCTTTAACTACTCCACACCAGAGTACCTCAGGACTCGATGA
- the LOC121516991 gene encoding carbohydrate sulfotransferase 11-like isoform X2 yields the protein MRMPRGGRLFLATCLGSLFVLVLYFQSITKPEPGVKTGSRPGKSRRSPLQALYNGDELDLLAAQRSLQGRRELLEQACLSHTKKRQVLAPEDLKHLIVDDKHSLIYCYVPKVACTNWKRVLMVLTSDGRYTDPLSIPANEAHVAGNLRTLSEFSVPEINKRLRSYLKFIFVREPFERLVSAYRNKFTRSYNTAFHKRYGTKIIRRHRADPEPEALEKGNDVSFREFVQYLVDPRTQREEPFNEHWERVHSLCHPCLIHYDVVGKYETLEQDSQAVLRLAGVEGMLQFPTSGKSTRTDGNMAARFFKHISPFYQKKLFNVYKMDFLLFNYSTPEYLRTR from the exons AACCTGGAGTAAAGACGGGCAGCAGACCAGGGAAGAGCAGGAGAAGTCCACTGCAGGCTCTCTACAATGGAGACGAG CTGGACCTGCTAGCCGCTCAGAGGTCCCTGCAGGGCCGCAGGGAGCTGCTGGAGCAGGCGTGTCTGAGCCACACCAAGAAGCGACAAGTGCTTGCACCAGAAGATCTCAAACATCTCATCGTCGATGATAAGCATAGCCTTATTTACTGCTATGTACCAAAG GTGGCGTGCACCAACTGGAAGCGTGTCCTCATGGTCCTCACCAGTGACGGCCGCTACACAGACCCCCTATCCATCCCTGCCAACGAGGCTCACGTGGCAGGTAACCTCCGCACTCTCTCTGAGTTCTCAGTCCCAGAGATTAACAAACGCCTTCGCAGCTACCTCAAGTTCATCTTTGTGCGGGAACCCTTTGAGCGCCTGGTGTCCGCCTACAGGAACAAATTTACCCGTAGCTACAACACTGCCTTCCACAAGCGCTATGGGACCAAGATCATCCGCCGACACAGGGCCGATCCGGAGCCCGAAGCACTGGAGAAAGGGAATGATGTTTCTTTCCGAGAGTTTGTGCAGTACCTCGTGGATCCCCGAACACAACGAGAGGAACCTTTTAATGAGCACTGGGAGCGGGTGCACTCCCTCTGCCACCCGTGTCTGATCCACTACGATGTGGTGGGGAAGTACGAGACTCTGGAGCAAGACTCTCAGGCTGTGCTCAGGTTGGCTGGAGTTGAGGGGATGCTTCAGTTTCCAACATCTGGTAAGAGCACAAGGACTGATGGAAACATGGCAGCACGCTTCTTTAAGCACATCAGTCCTTTCTACCAGAAGAAACtgtttaatgtttataaaatgGACTTCCTGCTCTTTAACTACTCCACACCAGAGTACCTCAGGACTCGATGA